A stretch of Planococcus citri chromosome 5, ihPlaCitr1.1, whole genome shotgun sequence DNA encodes these proteins:
- the LOC135848274 gene encoding mpv17-like protein 2 gives MKYLKFINKFFAKHLLACNTVSSAVIMTTGDIIVQKITRPEEHQWDRTYKMGFVGATMGPLEHFFYKNLDIVFPKTDKRTVFKKIFADQTIAAPFFICSFFFLCNVWEKKPKESIDEIKAKFLDVYKVDLLVWPAAQYINFLYLPPQYRVLYVSGISVIYTAFLSYIKHQGLIFEK, from the exons ATGAAGTActtaaaatttatcaataaatttttcgcGAAACATTTACTAGCATGTAATACGGTCAGTAGTGCTGTGATAATGACCACCGGCGATATAATCGTTCAAAAAATAACTCGACCAGAAGAGCATCAATGGGATAGAACAT ATAAAATGGGTTTCGTCGGTGCGACGATGGGACCTTTGGAGCatttcttttataaaaatttggatATTGTGTTCCCAAAGACTGATAAGAGGactgtgtttaaaaaaattttcgccgaTCAAACTATAGCTGCGCCTTTTTTCATATGTTCGTTCTTCTTCCTATGTAATGTTTGGGAAAAGAAACCGAAAGAGAGTATCGACGAAATAAAAGCTAAATTTTTGGACGTttataag gtgGATTTATTAGTATGGCCGGCCGCTcaatatatcaattttttgtatctaCCGCCACAATATAGAGTCCTGTATGTGAGTGGTATAAGTGTTATTTACACTGCCTTCTTATCTTATATTAAACATCAG ggattaatttttgaaaaatga
- the LOC135847988 gene encoding uncharacterized protein LOC135847988: MVVSVKNENKSTDLAGVSEFLQRLSDEAGHVPVDSEPLNVPVWFDAEKFKKGQQFFFKNYYAMFVTKLCGLIVVLSVPSVLKVLILTGKSNTPARAFRRYIDTIANVQEWYCSDLTEINSDSRKALITVRGKHCAASKKAISNGIGFISQRDMALTQFGFIGIAIMKCKSLGFVGTDEEFEGFIHFWRTIGYCMGIEDRFNICNGSVNQVVEICIRLTDDVFKPYLEKPCENFNEMCAALLNGLKPVSPSLTVNSFMEVCRRNMNFEPKEVDGIYSKCMLGLLLYIHNVLLSVWWVAVIFRPFLNWMMRFSVYCNIKFPLVAYLTMGKEVWADNETHHNTREFHHNVAVVKAN, translated from the exons a TGGTCGTCAGCGTTAAAAACGAAAACAAGTCTACTGACTTGGCAGGCGTTTCAGAATTCCTCCAAAGATTATCAGATGAAGCCGGACATGTTCCTGTCGATTCTGAACCACTCAATGTACCTGTTTGGTTCGATGcagagaaattcaaaaa aggTCAAcagttctttttcaaaaactactatGCAATGTTCGTAACAAAATTATGCGGTTTAATTGTTGTCCTCAGTGTACCCTCTGTTTTGAAAGTTCTTATCCTGACAGGAAAATCGAATACGCCAGCTAGAGCATTTCGACGTTATATAGATACGATTGCCAATGTCCAAGAGTGGTATTGCAGTGACTTGACTGAAATTAATTCCGA cTCCAGAAAAGCTCTGATAACTGTTCGTGGAAAACATTGTGCTGCAAGTAAAAAAGCTATAAGTAATGGAATCGGTTTCATTAGTCAACGTGACATGGCTCTAACTCAATTTGGTTTCATTGGAATCGCCATTATGAAGTGTAAAAGTCTAGGATTTGTTGGTACTGACGAAGAATTCGAaggtttcattcatttttggcgaactATTGGATACTGTATGGGTATTGAAGATAG gtTTAACATATGTAATGGAAGCGTCAACCAGGTAGTAGAAATATGCATCAGACTCACCGACGATGTTTTCAAACCATATTTAGAAAAACCTTGCGAAAACTTCAACGAAATGTGCGCGGCTTTATTAAATGGTTTAAAGCCCGTGTCACCTTCCTTAACAGTAAATTCATTCATGGAAGTATGCCGacgaaatatgaattttgagccaaaagaAGTCGATGGCATTTACTCCAAGTGCATGTTGGGTTTATTACTATATATTCATAATGTTTTATTATCTGTTTGGTGGGTTGCTGTtatttttagaccatttttaaACTGGATGATGAGATTTTCCGTCTATTGTAATATTAAATTTCCTCTCGTTGCGTACTTGACTATGGGTAAAGAGGTCTGGGCAGATAATGAAACTCATCATAATACTAGGGAGTTTCATCATAATGTGGCTGTGGTAAAAGCTaattaa
- the LOC135847458 gene encoding mpv17-like protein 2, with protein sequence MKVLQFINNVFAKHPLACNTVSSAVIMATGDAIIQKMTQTENEKLQWERTEKMGFVGGMLGPIQFFIYKNLDKLFPRTDNKTVFRKIIVDQSLSAPIFICAFFFLCNLWEKKPEQSFDEIKDKFIDVYKVDLMIWPAAQYVNFTYVPPQFRVMYVSGITVVYSAFLSYMKHKH encoded by the exons ATGAaagttttacaatttattaATAATGTTTTCGCGAAACATCCCCTAGCATGTAATACAGTTAGTAGTGCTGTGATAATGGCAACCGGCGATGCCATCATACAAAAAATGACCCAAACAGAGAATGAGAAGCTCCAATGGGAAAGAACAG AAAAAATGGGATTTGTTGGCGGCATGTTGGGACCTATACAGTTcttcatttataaaaatttggacaaaCTATTTCCCAGAACAGATAACAAGACGGTGTTTAGAAAAATCATCGTTGATCAGAGCTTATCCGCACCCATTTTCATATGTGCCTTCTTTTTCCTTTGCAATTTATGGGAAAAGAAACCGGAACAGAGTTTCGATGAAATAAAAGATAAATTCATAGACGTTTATAAG gTGGATTTAATGATATGGCCAGCCGCTCAGTATGTCAATTTTACTTACGTACCGCCACAATTTAGAGTCATGTATGTGAGCGGTATTACTGTTGTTTACTCTGCTTTCTTATCTTACATGAAACATAAACATTAA